In Venenivibrio stagnispumantis, one DNA window encodes the following:
- the trpE gene encoding anthranilate synthase component I, giving the protein MYSLSIEQFKELSKDYNVIPIYKEIVLDIDTPLSVFLKISSEGRFNFLFESVEKGENVGRYSFIGSSSSVYIRTKKDFVEIYNKGKIRYDKTKDPLNTLKEIVNSYKAPKLENLPPFWGGFVGYVGYDVIYFYEPIPDIKPDILQIPDIFFFLSDEVIVFDNVYNTIKIFVSAIIDNRDVEQIYKENIERIEKIENQLNKEIQIKRISIEKKDVDITKWKSNFSKEQFLNAVLKAKEYIREGDIIQVVPSQRFSKKFKGNPIDIYRAVRVINPSPYLFYLDLKDIKIIGSSPEILVSVKDKKIITKPIAGTRPRGKTEEEDKKLSDELINDEKERAEHLMLVDLARNDVGKVANIGSVKVDKFMYIEYYSHVMHIVSDVSGILKEGLTGIDVLKSVFPVGTVSGAPKVRAMQIIEELEPEKRGVYSGAVGYISFDGNLDTAIAIRTAVLRDEEIFVQAGAGVVADSIPEKEYEETINKAKAMIKAVEIAENI; this is encoded by the coding sequence ATGTATAGTTTAAGTATAGAGCAGTTTAAAGAATTAAGTAAGGATTACAATGTTATTCCGATTTATAAAGAGATTGTGTTAGATATAGATACTCCTTTATCTGTATTTTTAAAAATATCTTCTGAAGGCAGATTTAACTTTCTTTTTGAAAGTGTAGAAAAAGGCGAAAATGTAGGAAGATACTCATTTATAGGCTCTTCTTCTTCTGTTTATATAAGAACAAAAAAAGATTTTGTAGAGATATATAATAAAGGTAAAATTAGGTATGATAAAACAAAAGACCCATTAAATACATTAAAAGAGATTGTAAATAGTTATAAAGCTCCTAAGTTGGAAAATTTACCACCATTTTGGGGTGGTTTTGTAGGATATGTTGGTTATGATGTGATATATTTTTATGAACCTATTCCGGATATAAAACCGGATATATTACAAATTCCGGATATTTTTTTCTTTTTAAGTGATGAAGTTATCGTTTTTGATAATGTATATAACACAATAAAAATTTTCGTTTCTGCTATTATTGACAATCGAGATGTAGAACAAATATATAAAGAAAATATTGAAAGAATTGAAAAAATTGAAAATCAATTAAATAAAGAAATCCAGATTAAAAGAATATCCATAGAAAAAAAAGATGTTGATATTACAAAATGGAAATCTAATTTTAGTAAAGAGCAGTTTTTAAATGCAGTTTTGAAGGCAAAAGAGTATATTAGAGAAGGTGATATTATTCAGGTTGTGCCATCTCAAAGATTTAGTAAAAAATTTAAAGGAAATCCGATAGATATTTACAGAGCAGTCAGGGTAATAAATCCATCTCCTTATTTATTTTACCTTGATTTAAAGGATATAAAAATTATAGGTTCTTCTCCGGAAATACTTGTTTCTGTTAAAGATAAAAAAATCATCACAAAGCCAATAGCCGGCACAAGACCAAGAGGAAAAACAGAAGAAGAAGATAAAAAGTTATCAGATGAACTTATAAATGATGAAAAAGAAAGGGCAGAACATCTTATGCTTGTAGATTTAGCAAGAAACGATGTTGGAAAAGTTGCAAATATAGGCTCTGTAAAGGTTGATAAATTTATGTATATAGAATATTATTCTCATGTTATGCATATTGTTTCTGATGTTTCAGGAATATTAAAAGAAGGATTAACAGGTATAGATGTTTTAAAATCTGTATTTCCTGTTGGAACTGTAAGTGGAGCCCCAAAGGTAAGAGCAATGCAAATTATAGAAGAGCTTGAACCTGAAAAAAGAGGTGTATATTCCGGAGCAGTAGGTTATATATCATTTGATGGCAATCTTGATACTGCGATAGCCATTAGAACAGCTGTTTTAAGAGATGAAGAAATATTTGTTCAGGCAGGTGCAGGTGTCGTAGCAGATTCAATTCCGGAAAAAGAGTATGAAGAAACAATAAATAAAGCAAAAGCTATGATAAAAGCCGTAGAGATAGCAGAAAATATATGA
- the tatB gene encoding Sec-independent protein translocase protein TatB produces MFGIGFQELLVIMVVALIVLGPKRLPEVARSLGKFYRELTSSLNEVKSSVVSDLSSIKDIEKEKISLDETKTEKKDTFEKEFEAHIKNKKEDIQPQREVISFKKEVKDEQKS; encoded by the coding sequence ATGTTTGGAATAGGTTTTCAAGAATTACTTGTTATAATGGTTGTTGCATTGATAGTTTTAGGACCAAAAAGACTTCCGGAAGTAGCAAGAAGTCTTGGTAAATTTTACAGAGAGCTAACATCTTCTCTTAATGAAGTAAAATCTTCTGTAGTTTCAGATTTATCTTCTATAAAAGATATAGAAAAAGAAAAAATTAGCTTAGATGAAACAAAAACAGAAAAAAAAGATACATTTGAAAAAGAGTTTGAAGCCCATATAAAAAATAAAAAAGAAGATATACAACCACAAAGGGAAGTAATATCCTTTAAAAAAGAGGTAAAAGATGAGCAAAAATCCTGA
- the tatC gene encoding twin-arginine translocase subunit TatC, with amino-acid sequence MSKNPEEFEAPITEHLAELRDRLIKIIIAVFIGIVISFTQASKLFEFLKYPLQKVNPNMKLYFLSPTEPFFTALKISALAGVIITSPIIFYQIWKFIEPALYENEKKLVLPFVLFTTIFFIVGCAFCFYLVLPVALNFFINFGNIQLGAEAIFSVKDYISFVTRMIFAFGITFELPVILSLLARIGIITPELLKKYRSYFIVAAFVIAAILTPTPDMFSQLMLALPLVAFYELSIFIAKILYPRSTKAQNEV; translated from the coding sequence ATGAGCAAAAATCCTGAAGAATTTGAAGCCCCCATAACAGAGCATTTAGCAGAATTAAGGGATAGATTAATAAAAATCATTATAGCAGTATTTATAGGTATAGTAATATCTTTTACTCAGGCAAGTAAGCTTTTTGAATTTTTAAAATATCCATTACAAAAAGTAAACCCAAATATGAAACTTTATTTTTTATCTCCTACAGAACCATTTTTTACAGCATTAAAAATATCTGCATTAGCCGGAGTAATAATAACTTCTCCTATAATTTTTTATCAAATCTGGAAATTTATAGAGCCTGCTTTGTATGAAAATGAAAAGAAACTTGTTTTACCTTTTGTTTTATTTACAACTATATTTTTTATCGTAGGATGTGCTTTTTGTTTTTATCTTGTCCTACCGGTTGCCCTGAATTTTTTCATAAATTTTGGTAATATACAACTTGGGGCAGAAGCAATTTTTTCTGTAAAAGATTATATATCTTTTGTAACCAGAATGATTTTTGCATTTGGTATTACTTTTGAACTTCCTGTTATACTTTCTTTACTTGCAAGAATTGGAATTATAACCCCTGAACTTTTAAAAAAATATCGTTCTTATTTTATTGTTGCTGCATTTGTAATTGCAGCAATTTTAACACCTACCCCCGATATGTTTAGCCAATTAATGCTTGCTTTACCGTTAGTAGCATTTTATGAATTATCAATATTTATAGCAAAAATACTTTATCCAAGAAGCACAAAAGCTCAAAATGAGGTTTAA
- a CDS encoding TIGR00730 family Rossman fold protein produces the protein MANNYQINELKKEEAWRLFRIIGDFIDGFDIMPDYQPSVTIFGSARVDENDQYYQAAREVAFKLAKKGFSIVTGGGPGIMEAGNRGAYEAGGNSIGLNIALPTEQIPNKYANVILNFHYFFARKMMLVKYASAFILFPGGYGTLDELTETLVLIQTKKLKPFPVILYGKEYWEGLYNWLKDKVVKDGYIDEKDLNLFRIMDDIDEIVEYIEESYIKKSAEK, from the coding sequence ATGGCAAATAACTATCAGATAAATGAACTAAAAAAAGAAGAAGCTTGGCGATTATTTAGAATAATTGGCGATTTTATAGATGGATTTGATATTATGCCTGATTATCAGCCATCTGTAACTATCTTTGGTTCTGCAAGGGTTGATGAGAATGACCAATATTATCAAGCAGCAAGAGAAGTTGCCTTTAAATTAGCTAAAAAAGGTTTTAGTATTGTTACCGGTGGTGGACCCGGTATAATGGAAGCCGGAAATAGAGGTGCTTATGAAGCCGGAGGAAACTCAATTGGTTTAAATATAGCCCTTCCTACCGAACAAATACCTAATAAATATGCAAATGTTATTTTAAATTTTCATTATTTCTTTGCAAGAAAAATGATGCTTGTAAAATATGCTTCAGCATTTATTTTATTTCCAGGAGGATATGGCACCTTAGATGAATTAACAGAAACATTGGTTCTTATTCAGACAAAAAAATTAAAGCCATTTCCGGTAATACTTTATGGAAAAGAGTATTGGGAAGGTTTATATAACTGGTTAAAAGATAAAGTTGTAAAAGATGGATATATAGATGAAAAAGATTTAAATTTATTTAGAATAATGGATGATATAGATGAAATAGTTGAATATATTGAAGAAAGTTATATAAAGAAATCTGCGGAGAAATAA
- a CDS encoding flavin reductase family protein: MILDIKNLDESQIYKLMISTIVPRPIAWVSTVSKEGIYNIAPFSFYMGISSSPPLIAISIGKKNDITKKDTWKNIEEVGDFVINIVDYDLVEKMNITALPFDEHIDEFKEAGLTPIKSDIVKSPRIAESPINIECKKFAIIEIADMGLIIGEILRYHIRDDLINEKGYVDTSKLKIVGRLGSADYCLITKENIFTLKRPDKG, encoded by the coding sequence ATGATTTTAGATATAAAAAATTTAGATGAATCACAAATATATAAATTGATGATAAGCACAATTGTGCCAAGACCTATTGCATGGGTATCTACAGTAAGTAAAGAGGGAATTTATAATATTGCACCATTTAGTTTTTATATGGGAATATCCAGCTCACCTCCACTTATTGCTATCTCAATTGGTAAAAAAAATGATATTACTAAAAAAGATACATGGAAAAATATAGAAGAAGTTGGAGATTTTGTTATAAATATTGTTGATTATGATTTGGTTGAAAAAATGAATATAACAGCATTACCTTTTGATGAGCATATAGATGAATTTAAAGAAGCCGGTTTGACACCCATCAAATCAGATATTGTAAAATCCCCAAGAATAGCAGAGTCTCCTATAAATATAGAATGTAAAAAATTTGCTATAATAGAGATTGCAGATATGGGATTGATAATTGGAGAAATTTTAAGATACCATATAAGAGATGATTTAATAAATGAAAAAGGATATGTAGATACATCAAAATTAAAAATAGTTGGAAGACTTGGTTCTGCAGATTATTGTTTAATTACGAAGGAAAATATCTTTACATTAAAAAGACCGGATAAGGGGTAA
- a CDS encoding Fur family transcriptional regulator: MKLKQIEESLSSKGFKITKQRKQILDFILKTKGHFEIEDIVYKMKKKNKNVSRATIYRTIGLLKELGFVEEVIKYDNKTIYEIAGKGHHDHLICIKCGKIIEFEDKNIEKLQNKICKKYNFKPIYHRLEIFGICEECQKGEK; this comes from the coding sequence ATGAAGCTTAAACAGATAGAAGAAAGCTTATCCTCAAAAGGTTTTAAAATAACAAAGCAAAGAAAACAGATTTTAGATTTTATATTAAAAACAAAAGGCCATTTTGAGATAGAAGATATAGTTTATAAAATGAAGAAAAAAAATAAAAATGTTTCAAGGGCTACAATTTATAGAACAATAGGTTTATTAAAAGAGCTTGGTTTTGTAGAAGAAGTTATTAAATATGATAATAAAACAATATATGAAATTGCAGGGAAAGGGCATCACGACCATCTTATATGTATAAAATGCGGAAAAATTATAGAATTTGAAGATAAAAATATAGAAAAACTGCAAAATAAGATATGTAAAAAATATAATTTTAAACCTATTTATCATAGACTTGAAATATTTGGAATATGTGAAGAATGTCAGAAAGGTGAAAAATAA
- a CDS encoding helicase HerA domain-containing protein has product MIKKIGVCVGATKPNKVNFVSAEPLRIGQFVILEYEENGEKYKLLGMIQQLIRENLYISDGKSFEEAEKLKRFVHNTNIKGEIQILGKIVENQNEIFLEIQRTPPLPGSDIYEADPEILKKLFGAKNERYIKIGKLLSEKNDIPVYIDISQVALRHLAILAITGAGKSNTVGVLLKNIVNLGGTVIVFDFHGEYSKTRFTRDGKEVINQIKPIINPAKLKIDEFANLVGISSKAHVQRRYFRIAFKKLIEQLQDEKGKDWYNYIDTDDFIERFKLILESLDESEEIKGLKKDSLYEVINKLEDTQSELGHIIKIGENHLIEKIKHGYINVIDFSEIDENVADAVASNILKVALEERKKAVRQEESKLPYPVIVVVEEAHILASDKRDTQSKYYMTRIAREGRKFGIGLTIVTQRPKGLDKEILSQMNNMIILKLVEPEDQKHVQSASEALSAELMEYLPALNPGEAIIIGNMTKLPLLIKIDKAEEKIQGNDIDIISKWKESLKNESGRRKINLEDL; this is encoded by the coding sequence ATGATAAAAAAAATTGGTGTATGTGTTGGAGCTACAAAGCCAAATAAAGTAAATTTTGTATCTGCTGAACCTCTCAGGATAGGGCAGTTTGTTATTCTTGAATATGAAGAAAATGGAGAAAAATATAAATTACTTGGAATGATACAACAACTTATAAGAGAAAATCTTTATATTTCAGATGGAAAAAGTTTTGAAGAAGCAGAAAAATTAAAAAGATTTGTCCATAACACAAATATAAAAGGAGAAATTCAGATACTTGGTAAAATTGTAGAAAATCAAAATGAGATATTTCTTGAAATACAAAGAACACCGCCGCTTCCCGGTTCTGATATATATGAAGCAGACCCTGAAATACTAAAAAAATTATTCGGAGCAAAAAATGAAAGATATATAAAAATCGGTAAATTATTGTCAGAAAAAAATGATATTCCGGTTTATATAGATATATCACAGGTTGCATTAAGACATCTTGCAATTCTTGCAATTACAGGAGCAGGTAAATCAAACACGGTTGGAGTTTTGCTAAAAAATATAGTAAATCTTGGTGGGACGGTTATTGTATTTGATTTTCACGGTGAGTATTCTAAAACAAGATTTACAAGAGATGGAAAGGAAGTTATAAATCAGATTAAACCAATAATTAATCCGGCAAAGTTAAAAATAGATGAATTTGCAAATCTTGTTGGTATAAGCTCAAAAGCCCATGTCCAGAGAAGATATTTTAGAATAGCTTTTAAAAAATTAATTGAGCAACTACAAGATGAAAAAGGTAAAGATTGGTATAACTATATAGATACAGATGATTTTATAGAAAGATTTAAATTGATATTAGAAAGTCTTGATGAAAGCGAGGAAATAAAAGGATTAAAAAAAGATTCTTTATATGAAGTAATAAATAAATTAGAAGATACCCAATCAGAACTTGGACATATTATAAAAATAGGAGAAAATCATCTTATAGAAAAAATAAAACATGGATATATAAATGTGATAGATTTTTCCGAAATAGATGAAAATGTAGCAGATGCGGTAGCTTCAAATATATTAAAAGTAGCATTAGAAGAAAGAAAAAAAGCAGTTAGACAGGAAGAATCAAAACTACCTTATCCGGTAATCGTAGTAGTAGAAGAAGCACATATTCTTGCTTCTGATAAAAGAGATACCCAATCAAAATACTATATGACAAGGATAGCAAGAGAAGGAAGAAAATTCGGTATTGGACTTACAATAGTTACCCAAAGACCAAAAGGACTTGATAAAGAAATCCTATCCCAGATGAATAATATGATAATTTTAAAATTGGTAGAGCCGGAAGACCAAAAACATGTCCAATCTGCATCTGAAGCATTATCAGCAGAACTTATGGAATATTTACCGGCATTAAATCCGGGAGAAGCAATAATTATAGGAAATATGACAAAATTACCACTTCTTATAAAGATAGATAAAGCAGAAGAAAAAATACAAGGAAATGATATAGATATTATCTCTAAATGGAAAGAAAGTTTAAAAAATGAATCCGGTAGGAGAAAAATAAACCTTGAAGATTTATAA
- a CDS encoding phosphoribosyltransferase, with protein sequence MKIYKDRKEAAKILAEELSKLNLDKENTVIVAIPRGAVIIAYEIAKILKIPFTFVITKKLAPLYEPEAAFGAIALDKTTVINERLKDYMNVSDKELEIIKEKAFNEVKERFNKYLNGKEPDVKGKTVIVVDDGIATGYTAIVAARYLKNKGANKVILAVGVCPYDSLFRLKEEFDLVICPLIEDTPFFAVGAYYEDFQQVEDDELFSIVKKTKEENLFYE encoded by the coding sequence TTGAAGATTTATAAAGATAGAAAAGAAGCAGCTAAAATATTAGCAGAAGAGCTATCAAAGCTCAATTTAGATAAAGAAAATACAGTTATTGTTGCTATACCAAGGGGAGCAGTAATTATTGCTTATGAAATTGCAAAAATATTAAAAATTCCATTTACATTTGTAATAACAAAAAAGCTTGCACCGTTATATGAACCGGAAGCGGCATTTGGAGCAATAGCATTAGATAAAACAACAGTTATAAATGAAAGATTAAAAGATTATATGAATGTATCGGATAAAGAGCTTGAAATAATTAAGGAAAAAGCATTCAATGAAGTTAAAGAAAGATTTAATAAATATTTAAATGGTAAAGAACCTGATGTAAAAGGCAAAACCGTTATAGTAGTTGATGATGGCATAGCAACCGGTTATACAGCCATTGTAGCTGCTAGATATCTTAAAAATAAAGGCGCTAATAAAGTTATTCTTGCAGTTGGAGTTTGCCCTTATGATAGTTTATTTAGATTAAAAGAAGAGTTTGATTTGGTTATCTGTCCATTAATAGAAGATACTCCGTTTTTTGCAGTAGGAGCATATTATGAAGATTTTCAACAGGTAGAAGATGATGAACTTTTTTCTATTGTAAAAAAAACAAAAGAGGAAAATCTATTTTATGAATAA
- a CDS encoding Tll0287-like domain-containing protein — MKKYIALLSAFVIGCSTTQTQIPEEKKAKIEEIGEKNAMVLLKTLKGELIKAMSEGGAENALTVCNKKAMELTQQVEKETGVQMKRTTFKYRNPANAPDKYEKEALEYFEKSIKEGKFPKNYIQVVNENGVLTYRYYKPLKVEPICLTCHGEVIDEKLAAKIKSLYPSDKATGYKDGDFRGVVRVSIPADKIQ, encoded by the coding sequence ATGAAGAAATATATTGCTCTATTATCTGCATTTGTAATTGGTTGTAGCACAACACAAACACAAATTCCGGAAGAAAAAAAAGCAAAGATAGAAGAAATCGGAGAAAAAAATGCTATGGTTTTACTTAAAACCTTAAAGGGAGAGCTTATTAAAGCAATGTCAGAAGGTGGAGCAGAAAATGCTTTAACAGTTTGTAATAAAAAAGCTATGGAACTAACACAGCAAGTAGAAAAAGAAACAGGCGTTCAGATGAAAAGAACAACATTTAAATATAGAAATCCGGCAAATGCACCGGATAAATACGAAAAAGAAGCCCTTGAATATTTTGAAAAATCTATAAAAGAAGGAAAATTTCCTAAGAATTATATACAGGTAGTAAATGAAAACGGAGTTCTAACTTACAGATACTATAAGCCTTTAAAAGTAGAGCCTATTTGTTTAACCTGCCATGGAGAAGTTATAGATGAAAAACTTGCGGCTAAAATAAAATCTTTATATCCAAGTGATAAAGCTACCGGTTATAAAGATGGAGATTTTAGAGGAGTAGTTAGAGTTTCTATTCCGGCAGATAAGATTCAATAA
- the pilM gene encoding type IV pilus biogenesis protein PilM, with amino-acid sequence MLNLKDIKVKLPTLNLSLKKKELLGVEIDSDYIRVAVLREDGEDLILEPAPFEIKNIDDIAQSIKRNLELKDIKAKDAVFSLPISATLYKSIKLPKVSDKELQDAVEWNIREDIKTLKGKTFYDYDVLNEEGDFLNVIVVIAKVDDLERLENIASQAGLNLKIIDSAAISLLNLALLQRDKYYPQEKNLSVLHIDENESNLLFSNNNLIIQPLDFNIKHYKDLSPDEKEEEVLRLINEINYFFLTITEPKIIFVSGLVGKYVEIREYMQFKFGQRFTVVDLDPRLSLNIKVDKDIPITVYNIPISLAYRGLTDDKD; translated from the coding sequence ATGCTTAATTTAAAAGATATAAAAGTTAAGTTGCCTACTTTAAATTTATCTTTAAAAAAGAAAGAGTTATTGGGAGTAGAGATAGATTCAGATTATATAAGAGTAGCAGTTTTAAGAGAAGATGGAGAAGATTTAATATTAGAACCGGCACCTTTTGAGATAAAAAATATAGATGATATAGCTCAATCTATAAAGAGAAATTTAGAGCTAAAAGATATAAAAGCAAAAGATGCTGTTTTCAGTTTACCAATATCTGCAACTTTATACAAAAGCATAAAATTACCGAAAGTATCAGATAAAGAACTTCAAGATGCGGTAGAATGGAATATAAGAGAAGATATAAAAACTTTAAAGGGTAAAACTTTTTATGATTATGATGTTTTAAACGAAGAAGGTGATTTTCTTAATGTTATTGTTGTTATTGCAAAAGTAGATGATTTAGAAAGATTGGAAAATATAGCTTCACAAGCTGGATTAAACCTAAAAATAATAGATTCAGCAGCAATATCTCTACTTAATTTAGCATTACTGCAAAGAGATAAATATTATCCCCAAGAAAAAAATTTATCTGTTTTACATATAGATGAAAATGAATCTAATCTTTTATTTTCTAATAATAATTTAATTATACAACCTCTTGATTTTAATATTAAACATTATAAAGATTTATCCCCTGATGAGAAAGAAGAGGAAGTTTTAAGATTAATAAATGAGATAAATTATTTCTTTCTAACAATAACAGAACCAAAAATTATCTTTGTTTCCGGATTAGTTGGAAAATATGTAGAAATAAGAGAGTATATGCAGTTTAAATTCGGACAGAGATTTACAGTAGTAGATTTAGACCCAAGATTGTCACTTAATATAAAAGTAGACAAAGATATACCTATTACCGTTTATAACATTCCAATAAGTTTAGCTTATAGAGGTTTGACAGATGATAAAGATTAA
- a CDS encoding PilN domain-containing protein: MIKINLKPKKERKIKGVPKIKLGGLPQLSLKSQIIYFVPVIFLIGEISYLFYINKQISDLNTQKEELEQKKTKLNAFKKNIDDLLREINEQKKLKEEVNLRIATIENLSNQKKDFSKLLDAVVYSYTDGIWLTSANLSIEKSSLSGFAFSPDYISTYYSNLNRYFDSISFSQTEMKVANAGFPYYSFNFEISSFKGGL; this comes from the coding sequence ATGATAAAGATTAATTTAAAACCAAAAAAAGAAAGAAAAATAAAAGGTGTTCCAAAAATCAAATTAGGTGGATTACCACAATTATCACTAAAAAGTCAGATTATATATTTTGTGCCTGTAATTTTCTTAATAGGAGAAATCTCATATTTGTTTTATATAAATAAACAAATTTCAGATTTAAATACTCAAAAAGAAGAGCTTGAACAAAAGAAAACAAAACTTAATGCTTTTAAAAAGAATATTGATGACCTTTTAAGAGAAATTAATGAACAAAAAAAATTAAAAGAAGAGGTTAATTTAAGAATCGCAACAATAGAAAATTTATCTAATCAAAAAAAAGATTTTTCAAAACTGCTTGATGCTGTGGTTTATTCTTATACAGATGGAATTTGGCTAACTTCTGCTAATTTATCAATTGAAAAAAGTTCATTAAGCGGTTTTGCTTTTTCTCCGGATTATATATCTACTTATTATAGCAATTTGAATAGATATTTTGATAGCATATCTTTTTCTCAAACAGAAATGAAAGTAGCAAATGCCGGATTTCCATATTATAGCTTTAATTTTGAAATTTCAAGTTTTAAAGGGGGATTATAA
- the pilO gene encoding type 4a pilus biogenesis protein PilO, with protein sequence MDDLKQQWENLPQWQKLLVIFGFSFALIYLIYTLFLSEKLDEKNKLAEEVGNLSSEIETLENSIKPENKIRLQKQLQQIKKEIEELNNKLAVLEKKIPSKPETNEVLDIIYKDAKQAKLTLSNFKIEKEEDVYISYNQETKKVDFFVPTDKNKNPPQNAIKLKKQVINTSFVTDDMSNLSKFINILSKEERFISIENMEIKKEGQVLKINLSISTYYLGEV encoded by the coding sequence ATGGATGATTTAAAACAGCAATGGGAAAACCTTCCCCAATGGCAAAAATTATTAGTTATTTTTGGATTTTCTTTTGCATTGATATACTTAATTTATACATTATTTTTATCTGAAAAATTAGATGAAAAAAATAAATTGGCTGAGGAAGTAGGTAATTTAAGCTCAGAAATTGAAACATTAGAAAATTCAATTAAACCCGAAAATAAAATAAGACTGCAAAAACAGCTCCAGCAGATAAAAAAAGAGATAGAAGAACTTAATAATAAATTGGCCGTTCTTGAAAAAAAGATACCTTCCAAACCTGAAACCAATGAAGTTTTAGATATAATTTATAAAGATGCAAAGCAAGCAAAGCTAACTTTATCCAATTTTAAAATAGAAAAAGAAGAAGATGTATATATCAGTTATAATCAAGAAACTAAAAAAGTAGATTTTTTTGTCCCTACCGATAAAAATAAAAACCCACCTCAAAATGCTATAAAACTAAAAAAACAAGTAATCAATACATCTTTTGTTACTGATGATATGTCAAATTTATCTAAATTTATAAACATCTTATCAAAAGAAGAAAGATTTATATCAATAGAAAATATGGAAATCAAAAAAGAAGGACAGGTTTTAAAAATTAACTTATCAATTTCAACATACTACTTAGGAGAGGTTTAA